One part of the Bacillus sp. FJAT-45350 genome encodes these proteins:
- a CDS encoding SulP family inorganic anion transporter produces the protein MLKKIIPAFEWIPNYKKSDLNDDMSAGLIVAIMLIPQGMAYAMLAGLPPVIGLYASTIPLLIYALFGTSRQLAVGPVAMVSLLVLAGVSTIAEPGTDEYISLVLLLMLMIGLIQFLMGALRLGFLVNFLSHAVISGFTSAAAIIIGLSQLKHLLGVSLEADKDVFQILLESVSRISEINPITFGIGLGSILLLIVSKKYIPKIPGPLVVVVLSILTIYLLKLQQAGVKIIGEVPQGLPSLSLPAFTLEAFLALLPIAIAISLIGFMESIAMAKAIATKEKYKVVPNKELVGLGLANIGGSFFAGYPVTGGFSRSAINYQSGAKTPLATMITAVLIILTLLFFTGFFYYLPNAVLAAIIMVAVYSLIDVKEAKHLFKVKKIDGWTWIITFIATLTIGIEQGILVGVAFSLLVFIGRSAYPHVAELGYLEKEHVFRNIKRYPEAKVDPEVMIFRIDASLYFANMTFLENKLTERLGEKPQTKYVILDFSGVNSIDAVAIHSLEEIMQSFKHIDIEFLFAAVKGPVRDLLQKADWDKKYGNQIHYLSIEQALEAIRK, from the coding sequence ATGCTTAAAAAAATTATTCCTGCTTTTGAATGGATTCCAAATTATAAAAAATCAGATTTAAACGATGATATGTCAGCGGGATTAATTGTTGCGATTATGCTTATTCCTCAAGGGATGGCATACGCAATGTTAGCTGGACTACCTCCCGTTATTGGATTATATGCATCAACGATACCGCTACTGATTTATGCACTATTTGGAACCTCTCGACAGTTAGCTGTAGGTCCAGTAGCGATGGTCTCATTATTAGTTTTGGCAGGTGTGTCCACAATTGCTGAACCAGGAACAGATGAGTACATTTCATTAGTACTACTGCTGATGTTAATGATTGGCCTTATTCAATTTTTAATGGGTGCACTGAGACTTGGGTTCTTAGTTAATTTCCTATCACATGCTGTTATAAGTGGCTTCACATCAGCTGCTGCAATTATTATCGGATTAAGTCAGCTAAAACATTTACTAGGTGTGAGTTTGGAAGCGGATAAAGATGTTTTCCAGATATTACTTGAATCAGTAAGCCGAATATCAGAAATCAATCCAATAACATTCGGAATAGGATTAGGAAGTATCCTTCTATTAATTGTGTCTAAGAAATATATACCAAAAATACCTGGTCCACTTGTCGTAGTCGTATTAAGCATTTTGACAATTTATTTATTAAAACTACAACAAGCTGGAGTGAAAATTATTGGAGAAGTTCCACAAGGACTTCCATCGTTGTCATTACCCGCATTTACATTAGAAGCTTTTCTAGCATTATTACCTATCGCGATAGCTATTTCTCTTATTGGATTTATGGAGTCGATTGCGATGGCAAAGGCAATTGCAACAAAAGAAAAATATAAAGTTGTCCCAAATAAAGAATTGGTCGGTCTAGGGCTTGCAAATATTGGAGGTTCCTTCTTTGCTGGCTACCCAGTTACTGGTGGGTTTTCACGTTCAGCAATTAACTACCAATCTGGTGCTAAAACACCACTCGCAACAATGATTACAGCAGTCCTAATTATCTTAACGTTATTATTTTTCACTGGTTTCTTCTATTACCTTCCAAATGCTGTTCTCGCGGCGATTATTATGGTAGCTGTTTATAGCTTAATTGATGTAAAAGAAGCTAAACACCTATTTAAAGTAAAAAAAATTGACGGTTGGACGTGGATCATAACGTTCATTGCGACATTAACAATTGGTATTGAGCAAGGAATTTTAGTTGGTGTTGCCTTTTCTTTACTAGTTTTCATTGGGAGAAGTGCCTACCCACATGTTGCGGAGTTAGGGTATTTAGAAAAAGAACACGTTTTTAGAAATATCAAACGCTATCCTGAGGCAAAAGTAGACCCAGAAGTCATGATTTTCCGAATAGATGCATCGCTTTATTTTGCAAACATGACCTTTTTGGAAAATAAGCTCACCGAGCGATTAGGAGAGAAACCTCAAACGAAATACGTTATTTTAGATTTTTCAGGTGTAAATTCAATTGACGCTGTTGCGATACATTCATTAGAAGAAATAATGCAGTCGTTTAAGCATATAGATATTGAATTTCTATTTGCTGCCGTAAAAGGTCCAGTAAGGGATTTATTACAAAAAGCAGATTGGGACAAAAAGTACGGTAACCAAATTCACTATTTATCGATTGAGCAAGCACTAGAGGCAATCAGAAAGTAA
- a CDS encoding DsrE/DsrF/DrsH-like family protein — MTETKKTTIILFSGDYDKAMAAFIIANGAAAYDHEVTIFTTFWGLNAFRKDEHVPLKKSFLEKMFAKMMPRGVDKMGLSKMHFAGMGPKLIKNVMKKHNAMPLPDLVDMAKEQGVKLVACTMTMDLLGLQKEELIDGIEYAGVAAYLADAEDGNVNLFI; from the coding sequence ATGACAGAGACAAAGAAGACCACAATTATTTTATTTAGTGGTGATTACGACAAGGCAATGGCTGCTTTCATTATTGCAAATGGAGCTGCTGCTTATGACCACGAGGTAACGATTTTCACAACTTTTTGGGGATTGAATGCTTTTAGAAAAGACGAACATGTTCCATTGAAGAAAAGTTTCCTTGAGAAAATGTTTGCTAAAATGATGCCACGTGGTGTTGATAAGATGGGTCTTTCAAAAATGCATTTCGCTGGCATGGGTCCAAAACTAATTAAAAATGTAATGAAGAAGCATAATGCGATGCCTTTACCAGATTTAGTTGATATGGCAAAAGAGCAAGGTGTAAAACTTGTTGCATGTACAATGACAATGGATCTATTAGGCCTTCAAAAAGAAGAATTAATTGATGGAATTGAGTATGCAGGTGTCGCAGCGTATCTTGCAGATGCTGAAGATGGAAATGTAAATCTATTTATCTAA
- a CDS encoding sulfurtransferase TusA family protein: MNIKANVVLDAKGLACPMPIVRTKKAMGELEPGKVIEIQATDKGSTADLKAWSESTGHQYIGTVEEEGFLKHYLRKSSGEENVETKHPNVISNEGLQEKLDSGDAITLLDVREQAEYAFKHIPGSTSIPLEELDEKIAELNTDSTIYVICRTGTRSDLVAQQLTAKGFKDVVNVVPGMSEWNGKTEETVK, from the coding sequence ATGAATATTAAAGCAAATGTAGTATTAGATGCAAAAGGGTTAGCTTGTCCAATGCCAATCGTAAGAACGAAGAAAGCTATGGGTGAATTAGAACCAGGGAAGGTAATTGAGATTCAAGCAACAGATAAAGGTTCAACTGCAGATTTAAAGGCTTGGTCTGAAAGTACTGGACATCAATATATTGGAACTGTTGAAGAAGAAGGATTTTTAAAACATTATCTTAGAAAGTCTAGTGGTGAAGAAAATGTAGAAACAAAGCATCCAAACGTGATTTCAAATGAAGGACTACAAGAAAAGTTAGACAGTGGTGACGCTATTACATTACTAGATGTTCGTGAGCAAGCCGAGTATGCCTTCAAACATATTCCAGGTTCTACGTCAATTCCATTAGAAGAACTAGATGAAAAGATAGCTGAACTAAATACGGATAGTACGATTTATGTTATTTGTCGAACAGGAACTCGTAGTGATTTAGTAGCTCAACAGTTAACTGCCAAAGGGTTCAAAGATGTGGTGAACGTAGTACCTGGTATGAGTGAGTGGAATGGCAAAACAGAAGAAACAGTAAAATAA